One part of the Nostoc sp. PCC 7120 = FACHB-418 genome encodes these proteins:
- a CDS encoding NuoF family protein yields the protein MELTELLDIGRQERSQQKPVQIRCCTAAGCLSANSQAVQQQLEQAVKAEGLEGEVQVSGVGCMRLCCQGPLVEVEGSGEEKTKQRLYEKVTPEDASAIIGALKGKEAQLSVVNLEQPFFTYQAPIVLENSGKIDPERIQAYIAAQGYQGLYQVLREMTPAAVVDSVSRSGLRGRGGAGYPTGLKWATVAKAKGERKFVICNADEGDPGAFMDRSVLESDPHRVLEGMAIAAYAVGASQGYIYVRAEYPIAIKRLHTAIHQAQRLGLLGSNIFESPFDFKIDIRIGAGAYVCGEETALMASIEGKRGVPHPRPPYPAESGLWGYPTLINNVETFANIAPIIRKGADWFASIGTAKSKGTKVFALAGKIRNTGLIEVPMGTSLRQIVAEMGGGIPDGGVAKAVQTGGPSGGCIPASAFDTPVDYESLTNLGSMMGSGGMIVMDDTTNMVDVARFFMEFCMDESCGKCIPCRVGTVQLHGLLSKIREGKASLADLELLEELCDMVKNTSLCGLGQSAPNPVFSTLHYFRDEYLALIAVGAVSLNSTD from the coding sequence ATGGAACTGACTGAATTACTAGACATTGGCAGACAAGAACGCTCTCAACAGAAACCTGTGCAGATTCGCTGCTGTACGGCGGCTGGTTGTCTGTCTGCGAATTCGCAAGCGGTTCAACAACAGTTAGAGCAGGCCGTCAAGGCTGAAGGTTTAGAGGGAGAGGTACAAGTCTCTGGTGTTGGTTGTATGCGCTTGTGTTGTCAGGGGCCTTTGGTTGAGGTAGAGGGGAGTGGGGAAGAAAAAACAAAACAAAGGCTTTATGAGAAGGTTACGCCTGAAGATGCGTCAGCAATTATTGGTGCTTTGAAGGGGAAAGAGGCACAATTGTCAGTTGTTAACTTAGAACAGCCATTTTTTACTTATCAAGCACCAATTGTTTTAGAGAATAGTGGCAAAATTGACCCAGAAAGGATTCAAGCTTATATTGCGGCTCAGGGTTATCAGGGGCTTTACCAAGTGTTGCGGGAGATGACACCGGCGGCAGTTGTAGACAGTGTTAGTCGTAGTGGTTTGCGGGGGCGTGGTGGTGCTGGTTATCCCACGGGCTTGAAATGGGCGACGGTGGCTAAGGCGAAGGGAGAGCGCAAATTTGTCATCTGTAACGCAGATGAGGGAGATCCAGGGGCTTTCATGGATAGGAGTGTGTTGGAAAGTGATCCGCATCGGGTATTGGAAGGAATGGCGATCGCTGCCTATGCTGTCGGTGCTAGTCAAGGTTATATTTATGTCAGGGCAGAATATCCCATTGCCATCAAACGCCTACACACTGCCATTCATCAAGCCCAAAGGCTCGGTTTGTTAGGTAGTAATATATTTGAGTCTCCCTTTGATTTTAAAATCGATATCCGCATCGGTGCAGGGGCTTATGTATGCGGCGAAGAAACAGCCTTGATGGCTTCCATTGAAGGTAAACGCGGTGTCCCTCATCCCCGTCCTCCCTACCCGGCTGAATCTGGTTTATGGGGTTATCCTACTTTAATTAATAACGTCGAAACATTCGCCAATATTGCCCCCATTATTCGTAAAGGTGCGGACTGGTTTGCTAGTATCGGCACGGCTAAAAGTAAAGGGACAAAAGTATTTGCTCTCGCTGGCAAAATCCGCAACACAGGCTTAATTGAAGTGCCAATGGGTACATCCTTGCGGCAAATAGTGGCAGAAATGGGTGGTGGTATTCCCGATGGTGGTGTTGCCAAAGCTGTACAAACAGGTGGCCCTTCTGGGGGATGTATTCCCGCTTCGGCTTTTGATACTCCTGTAGACTACGAATCTTTAACTAACTTGGGTTCCATGATGGGTTCTGGTGGGATGATTGTCATGGATGACACCACCAACATGGTAGATGTTGCCCGATTTTTTATGGAATTTTGTATGGATGAATCCTGCGGTAAGTGTATTCCTTGCCGGGTGGGGACGGTACAACTACATGGATTATTGAGCAAGATTCGGGAAGGTAAGGCTTCACTTGCTGACTTAGAACTGTTAGAAGAACTGTGCGATATGGTAAAAAATACCAGCTTGTGCGGTCTAGGTCAGTCTGCGCCTAATCCGGTATTTAGTACATTGCACTATTTCCGCGATGAATATTTGGCGTTGATAGCTGTAGGAGCCGTTTCTCTAAATTCAACAGATTAA
- a CDS encoding type II toxin-antitoxin system VapC family toxin, whose translation MILLDTHIWLWWLHSPEQLSESGRTLLTIGENQNALIVSAISVWEIAIKHSNGKLPLPLPINEWFALAKTRPGITIEPLDPLDAITSTQLPGDFHKDPADRIIVAIAYRRNIELMTCDQKVLNYPHIKTIC comes from the coding sequence ATGATTTTGCTAGACACCCACATTTGGCTGTGGTGGCTCCATTCCCCAGAACAACTTTCTGAGAGTGGACGTACCCTATTAACCATAGGCGAAAACCAAAATGCCCTTATTGTTTCTGCTATTTCTGTTTGGGAAATTGCAATCAAGCATAGTAATGGGAAACTACCACTCCCCCTTCCCATCAATGAATGGTTTGCGCTGGCAAAAACTCGACCTGGAATTACTATAGAACCACTCGATCCACTTGATGCAATTACTAGTACCCAATTACCTGGCGACTTCCACAAAGACCCAGCTGATCGTATTATTGTTGCGATCGCCTACCGCCGCAATATAGAACTCATGACCTGCGATCAAAAAGTTCTCAACTATCCACACATCAAAACAATTTGCTGA